DNA from Candidatus Effluviviaceae Genus V sp.:
CTCGACGGCGTCAAGAAGCAGGTTCATGCCGAGCGTATCGCTCGCCATGTGCCCGGCGATGACGACGTTGATGTGGTTCTTCTCCGCTTCCTCGCGGTGCTTCTCCGGAAGATGCATCGCGACCATCGTCCCGATGTCCGATGTGTTGGAGAGCCGCTCGAACGTCTTCTCGGACCCGCTCGTTCCGCCCGTCATGTCGACGAAGATCCTCCCGGCACGCCGCTTCTTGTCGCCGGCGAAGACCTTGAGCGCCATGTCCTCCTTCTCCGCCTCCCGGTACTCCGGGATGCCGCGAAGGACGTCGATCACATCGCCCACCGTCTCCGGGTTCTCCTCGTCGAAGAGGCCCTGCAGATGACCGGCGACGCAGTTGTCGGCGGGCGTGTGGGTACAGATCATCGGGATGTCAAGGAGGCGCGCCGCGTCGACGGCCCGCATGTGATTCGCGGGCAGCACGCGTCGGGAGACCTCCGAGATGCGCGGCTTCAGAAGGCCCTCGGCGACGTTGATCGGGACGCCGAAGCGGGCGAGGATGTCGGCCTGCATGGCCATCACCCCGCCGAGGCAGGCGAGCCCACGCCCCTCGGGGTGGTGGCCCCAGACGAGGTCGATCGAGGTCCCCTTCTCCCTGAGCCGGTCGGCCAGGACGACCTCTCCGACCTCCGTGTCGATGCCGACCATGATACTCCTGACATCAACATCGTCGGCGCCGTGGAGTCGTCGGGAGTCGGAGTACGGATTCGAGAGGAGCTCGGTATCGTACCGCTCCTGCTCGGCGGGTTTCAGTTCTTCGTGCTGCTTCCTGCGTCGGTCGAGTTCCTTCTGGACATGCTCCCCGCCGCGCGGGTCGACCGAGATGCCGTGAGCGATCGCCGCCTCGAACAGGTCCTTCAGCTTCATTCTTCCTCCCGAAACCACCGCCCGTCTTCGGCTCTCGCGGGAGCCGGCGTCGCTCAGGACAGGATCTCAGTTGCGATGCGCCGTACGTCGTTGCCGTCGGCGCGCCCCTTGACCTTCGGCATCACGGTCTTCATGACGGAACCGAGGTCCTTCATGGACCCCGCTCCGGTCTCGTCGATCGCGTCGGCAACGAGGGCCCTGAGCTCGTCTTCGGACAGCCCCTCGGGAAGATACGACTCGACGACCTCGAGCTTCCGGCGCTCCGGACCGGCGATGTCCTCGCGTCCGGCCTGCTCGAACTGATCGACCGCCTCTCTCAGCTTCTTCGCGACGCGCGCGACGACATCGACGGCATCCTCTTCGGAGAGGTCGCTCCCGAGTTCTATGCGTCTGTTCTTGAGCTCCGAGCGAATGAAGCGGATCGCGTTCAGACGTTCCGCCTCGCGCGCCTTCGCCGCCGCGACCATGTCGCTGTCAAGACGTTCGAGGAGACCCACGGTGCTACCTCCGCGGCTCGGTTCTACCGACGCCTCCTGCCGCCTCGCTTCTGCTGCTTGAGCTTGAGCTTGCGGAGCTTACGCTTCGCCGCACTCTTCTTGCGCTTGCGCTTCTCGCTGGGCTTCTCGAAGTGCTGGTGCTTCCGAAGGTCGGACAGAACGCCCGCCTTCTCACAGCGCTTCTTGAAACGTCTGAGCGCGCGCTCGAAGGACTCTCCGTCCTTCACTCGCACTCCCGGCATCCAGGTTCACCCCCTCCCGATCGCCGGCTGGAACTGATAGCCTGTCGAAAGCTGAACATCCCCCTGGACGGTGCGTCACAGCCGCGACGCGCCGCCGGCGGGAGCCTGTGTCCGACTCAGACATATCAGAATAACGGATACTGAACCGATTGTCAACCGCTTTTGCCGCGGTCAGGGCAGGAGGCCGCCCACGTGGTGTGAGATGAGCGTCGCGACCGCGGCGGCCGCCCAGTCGCCCCGCAGGATCCGATCCCCCAGACCGACGGCG
Protein-coding regions in this window:
- a CDS encoding NGG1p interacting factor NIF3, producing MKLKDLFEAAIAHGISVDPRGGEHVQKELDRRRKQHEELKPAEQERYDTELLSNPYSDSRRLHGADDVDVRSIMVGIDTEVGEVVLADRLREKGTSIDLVWGHHPEGRGLACLGGVMAMQADILARFGVPINVAEGLLKPRISEVSRRVLPANHMRAVDAARLLDIPMICTHTPADNCVAGHLQGLFDEENPETVGDVIDVLRGIPEYREAEKEDMALKVFAGDKKRRAGRIFVDMTGGTSGSEKTFERLSNTSDIGTMVAMHLPEKHREEAEKNHINVVIAGHMASDTLGMNLLLDAVE
- a CDS encoding GatB/YqeY domain-containing protein; this translates as MGLLERLDSDMVAAAKAREAERLNAIRFIRSELKNRRIELGSDLSEEDAVDVVARVAKKLREAVDQFEQAGREDIAGPERRKLEVVESYLPEGLSEDELRALVADAIDETGAGSMKDLGSVMKTVMPKVKGRADGNDVRRIATEILS
- the rpsU gene encoding 30S ribosomal protein S21, producing the protein MPGVRVKDGESFERALRRFKKRCEKAGVLSDLRKHQHFEKPSEKRKRKKSAAKRKLRKLKLKQQKRGGRRRR